A DNA window from Hordeum vulgare subsp. vulgare chromosome 1H, MorexV3_pseudomolecules_assembly, whole genome shotgun sequence contains the following coding sequences:
- the LOC123406981 gene encoding uncharacterized protein LOC123406981, with protein MTGGGGARSPAQAARGRRQKAASLPLDVLVDIAAHTDPATFVRCAATCVDMRCRVKEYISLRHPLRLRQGDRFVLPLLRGHLMYRSHDWSEPKEQLFLMDTSAPDATKLRTATGGGFPLSSRDGLVLARVGAAAKELRVCDPATGRSMTLPPEPAFPRTWGANYVLLVSDDDKGGTTSVGRHFQVVKAYLNMSEYGGYLHLQFQTFSSEHGAWGLYTETWLPYVQCGRLKRSLDKALVTGGAVHWLFMTDTGFYVLKLRVGAAKVMVTKLPKGFPHHLWEHQKLLAASSVGGDVLVLVADDDRMSVWAQSKHTAKWKQRPHVVINMTETILRFLDKEGGGCIPPTKPVGFSLVSFAEKSGTVLIKACNGFFWLDLRTMEIVRWFWDHGVPYTTHNIPYEISLTAWVPTFSSTL; from the coding sequence ATgacaggcggcggcggcgccagaTCGCCGGCACAAGCAGCAAGAGGGCGACGGCAGAAGGCAGCGTCGCTGCCGTTGGACGTGCTGGTGGACATTGCGGCGCACACCGACCCGGCCACCTTCGTGCGCTGCGCCGCCACGTGCGTGGACATGCGCTGCCGCGTCAAGGAGTACAtcagcctccgccaccccctccgCCTCCGGCAAGGCGACCGCTTCGTGCTCCCCCTCCTTCGCGGCCATCTGATGTACCGCTCCCACGACTGGTCCGAGCCCAAGGAGCAGCTGTTTCTGATGGACACCAGCGCGCCGGACGCCACCAAGCTACGCACGGCCACCGGCGGAGGCTTTCCCCTCTCGTCGCGCGATGGTCTAGTCCTCGCCCGTGTGGGCGCCGCCGCCAAAGAACTCCGTGTGTGCGACCCGGCCACCGGCAGGAGCATGACTCTGCCACCTGAGCCGGCGTTCCCAAGGACGTGGGGGGCAAACTATGTCTTGCTGGTCAGTGACGATGATAAGGGTGGCACCACCTCCGTTGGCCGGCATTTTCAGGTGGTCAAGGCATATCTAAACATGTCAGAATACGGCGGCTACCTACACCTACAGTTCCAGACCTTCTCGTCGGAGCATGGCGCCTGGGGCCTCTACACCGAGACCTGGCTTCCTTACGTACAATGCGGCCGCCTGAAACGAAGCCTCGACAAGGCCCTGGTCACCGGCGGTGCTGTGCACTGGTTGTTCATGACCGACACCGGCTTCTACGTCCTGAAACTCCGTGTCGGAGCGGCAAAGGTGATGGTGACGAAGCTCCCAAAAGGGTTCCCACACCACTTGTGGGAACATCAAAAGCTTCTGGCAGCATCGTCAGTGGGTGGGGACGTGCTCGTGCTCGTCGCCGACGATGACAGGATGTCGGTTTGGGCACAATCGAAGCATACAGCCAAGTGGAAGCAACGACCACATGTGGTGATCAACATGACGGAGACAATTTTGAGGTTTCTTGACAAGGAAGGAGGGGGCTGCATTCCGCCGACGAAGCCAGTCGGATTCAGCCTTGTGAGCTTCGCCGAGAAGAGTGGCACCGTGCTCATCAAAGCATGCAACGGTTTCTTTTGGCTCGACCTGCGGACCATGGAGATTGTGAGGTGGTTCTGGGATCATGGGGTACCATACACGACCCACAATATTCCCTATGAGATAAGTTTGACGGCCTGGGTTCCAACATTCAGTAGCACTTTGTGA